The following DNA comes from Aneurinibacillus sp. REN35.
CTTCTAGCTTCGCGGGGTCGATATTATATGTCTTCGGATCAATATCGGCAAATACCGGTGTGGCACCTACTTGTGAGATGACTTCCGCTGATGCGAAAAACGTAAACGGAGAAGTGATAACTTCGTCCCCCGGTCCGATGCCGAGCGCATCAAGCGTCAGAAGCAGCGCGTCGGTTCCATTGGCGACACCAATCGCATGCTTCGTACCACAGTATTCCGCTACGGCCGCTTCAAAGTTTTTCACATACGGTCCCATAATGTAGTTGCCGCTTTCAAGCACATTATCAATTGCTTGCTTAATTTCCGGCTTGATGTCTTGATATTGAGCGGTTAAATCCAGCAAAGATACTTTTCTCATTGTTTTTTCCATGTTTCCCATGCTCCTCTCACTAGTGCGTACTAACTGCTTCCTTGTTGTCGTCCCATGTAACGGGCGCGTGTCTCTCTGCCGCTTCGTATACGGTTAGGACAAGCTGCAATGCATTGCGGCCATCCTGTCCAGTAACGAGCGGTTCTCTATCTTCGCGAATGGCCTGGGCCATATCGGCGATGATATGTTGGTGTCCTGG
Coding sequences within:
- a CDS encoding aminotransferase class I/II-fold pyridoxal phosphate-dependent enzyme, yielding MEKTMRKVSLLDLTAQYQDIKPEIKQAIDNVLESGNYIMGPYVKNFEAAVAEYCGTKHAIGVANGTDALLLTLDALGIGPGDEVITSPFTFFASAEVISQVGATPVFADIDPKTYNIDPAKLE